The following is a genomic window from Micromonospora cathayae.
GTACGCCCACGAGTGCCGCATACGTGACCTCTACGCATCTCGTCTACGAGAGTTCCGGCCGGACGAGCGACTGCTCCAGACGGAGCACACGTACGAGGAGAGCAAGGTCCGGGGTGACATGCGGACGATCGATCGAGTCGACACGATCCGGATCTGGGAGTTCAAGATCAACGCCGGATACGAAGGGCTGGGGCAGATCCTGACCTACCTGGCACTAGCCAGGAAAGACCTTGCCTTCAAGCGGCAGGTTCGAGGGGTCCTCGCGGCCTTCCATATCCAGCCGGAGGTAGCGCTGGCCATTGAGGTCCTCAACCTAGGAATCGAAGTTGTCATGCTTCCCGAGAAGATGCGCCTTGCCGGAGCCATACCGAGGGTTCGAGAGCCATTGCTCCTACCCCAAATCCCTGAGCTTTCAGCACTCCTGCCGCCACGAGCAAAGGACGAATGATGACGATCCCCGCAATCCCGAGGACCACCCTCGTTCCAAATGAAGCAATCCCCGCAGATGAAGCTTTCGGCGGCCTTAAAATTGTTCGATACCAGAGTAATGCTGAACAACGAGCCACCTACGAGGGGTTTCGTTACGAGTTTCAACACGAGCTCGCGAAAAGGCACATGGTTCATGGTGCAATCCTCGCCCTGAAGGGCGCGTCGCCCAACTACCGGATCACCGTGATGCTCCATCCCACCCTTCGGCAGTTCATTGAGATCGTTCGGTATGATCCGGCCGCGCCACCACTAGAGGACTACGAGGCGCTTGGCATGCGATCGGCACACGAGCAAACCCAGCAGGACTTCAAGGGCGCCAAGAAGGAGAACCTTCAAAACTTCAAGCAGTACAACGTCGAGGCCATAAGAGGGGACCGGACGGCCTACCTGCCACCGGTGAGCGGATGGCAGTCCAGCGAGGTATTTGCAGACACGATTTTCGTTGCCCTCGACGAAAGCAATCCGATGGCCCTGTACGGGATTCTGTACCTTCCCAAGAAGCCAGTGATGCAGTCTGACGGGCAGACCCAGACCGCTGCGCTTTTTCAGGCCGCAGCGGCAGGAGTCGCAATCAAGGCGGGTGCTCTTGACACTTTCGGCACCACCATTGAAATCGAACTCAACGTTACGCCACTCAAGGCTGGTCAGAGCTTCGCAGACCGCAACGGACGGGGCTCGAAGAAGAACAAGAACTTGGTCGCCCTCATGGATAACTCATCGGCGCTAGCCCGACTTAGGCAGAGCGCCATCACGGGCACAATCTTCGAGGGCCGATTGGCGGACGGTCGATCGGTGGGCGCGACTGAGACAGCCACGAAGAACATCGTTGACCTATCAACGATGGACCAGATGCTGCTCAACGTCATTTCGAAAGGCTCCAAAAAGCCAGAGCAGATTAAGCACTATCACGTTGAGCATCTGCTGCCCCACTGCCGCGAGTTCCTGCTAATGCTTCAAGATGAGTTTGGGCCATATTGGCTTGACCCCACCCCAAAGGATAGCGAACCGTACCGGCGGCTCTACATACATGGATGGGCGTTTGCGCTTAAGGCAATAGCGCTCGCTTATCACGACGCTCGGCGGGACGTCATCACACCACTTGCCGCCCCGATTGGGATCGGGCTACGCGATGAGCACACTACCACCGCGGAAGCCGAAGTAGCCTATATCAAGGCGACCAAGGATGCGACCTCACCAGAGGTGGCCGTAACGTTCGACGAATTCAGAAGCCGCCTCAGCAGGATCGACTGGCTTCGTTACCGCAAACACTGGATCGACATCACCGGCTACAAGCTCAGTACGACGGGATCCAAGAAGACCAGAATAATCAAGGATGGCAGTCCTTATGGCAAGAAGATCGTCGACGGGAAGGCAGAAAACACAGCCGCTGCAATTTCCAATGTAGCTCGGAAAATCATGTCTGATCACTGGATTGACCTCACCTCCAAGGAGGACGCTCCGGCCGATTAACCTCACTGGCGCCGCGCCCTCGCTAACGCAGACGTGCCACGAGGGTGCGGCTGGCGACTCAGGCTAAAGGATGTCTCGTCACTCGGTGAAAGCCTGGCCGGTCAACGGTCGACGTTCAGCCGGCAACGATGATGTTGTGGAGATGAGCGATGCCGGATGCGGTGTCGGTCAATGTGCTGGCGGCACGCCGGTAGTCGCGCAGGATCTTGAAAGTCTTCATGCGGGCCAGGGCGTGTTCGACCTGCGCGCGGACGGTGCGGTGTTGCTTGTTCAGGTCCGCCTTCCACTCGGGTAGCTCGCTGCCGTCGGCGGGCTTGCGGTACGGGATGATCACCTCGGGTTGCCGCGGTAGGCGCCGTCGGCCATGACCGGCCGTCCGGCCAGCTTCTGGTCGATGCCGCTGGTGCGGTAGACGATGGTGTCGTTGCGGTTGCCGGGTTGCGGATCACCGAGGGCGACGACGAGGCGGGTGTGGGCATCGATGGCGACCTGCAGGTTCGTGCTGCGGTAGTTCTTGCTCGGGGCGGCCAGCCGGTGGTCCCGAGTCGGGATGAGCGTGCCGTCGACGATGGTGATCTGCTCGACCCGACGCCGACGCCCCGGCGTCAGAGCGAGCAGGGGGCCGACGGTGTCGATGACCCGATGCGCAGCGGAGTGCGACACCCCGAACAGCGGGCCGATCTGCCGCATCGTCAGGTTCGTGCGCCAGTACGCGGCCACCAGCATACCCGGTCGGCGAGATCGAGAGACCACTGCCGGCCCGGCCGACCGTCAGCGATCGCGTCACCGCCACGCTAGGCGACCAGCCAAACGAGGCGGCGGAACTGGGCGGGCTGCAGCCCAGTGAAGGGAAAGAACCACTCCGGGCGGGCTGCCGCGATCACCTGCACCCGGACATGATCCACCATGGACCGGCCACGGAGTTACGACCTGGCCGCGGACGGTGCGGTGCTGGCTGCTCAGGTCCTTCTTCCAGCCCCACGGGGACATTCGGTAGCTCGCTCGCACCACGAGCAGCACCACGGAAAGCTCGGCTAACCTGCATTCTTCCTGGTGGGGCGGGCGGGGCTCGAACCCGCGACCGAGGGATTATGAGTCCCCTGCTCTAACCGGCTGAGCTACCGCCCCCCGTACCAGCGCGGGGATATTAACCCGGTCGCGCAACCACCGGCCACCACGCACCGACGCGGCGTCGACGATCGTCGGCACGATGGGCAACGCGAGGATAACAGCCTGCACTGATCATCGACGCCCGGTGGGGGCGGCTCCGGGCGCCCGGGGACCTCCCTGACCCGCCCGCAGGTCGTGCAGCACGGCCCCGGCGGCACGCCAACCGCTGGCCAGGGCCCCCTGGATGGACGGGCTGTCCCGGTGGTCACCGGCCACGTAGAGACCGTCGCCGAGGGCGACCGGCTTGCGTAGCCGGCCCTGCGGGGGCGGGGCGGCCGGCAGGGCGTGCGGGATCGAGATCGTGGTCAGGTGTTCCCACTCGTCGGTCGGGCGGCCGTAGAGGCGGGCGGCCTCGGCGCGTACGACGGGTTCGGGCGGGGCGGACGGGCCGACCACCGAGGTGGCGACCAGGTGCCGTCCGGCGGGGGCGTACCCGGGTACGGCGTTGCTGAGCACCACCGTGTTGGCGACCAGTTCGCGGCGGTCCCCGTCGAGCAGCAGGATCGGCTCGATGAGCGGCGGCGCGGCGGCGCTGTGGTAGTACGTGGTGTAGCTGTGCATCCGTACCGGGGGCAGGGTCGGCAGCAGTTCGGCGGCGGCCGGCGGGTCGACGGCGACCAGCACGGCGCGGCAGCGCAGCTCGCCGTCGGCGGTGCGGACCCGGCCGGACGCGACCGCCGTCACCGGTGTCCGTAGGTCGATCAGGTCGGCCGGCAGCGGCGCGGCGACGGCCCGGGGCAGCGCGCCCATCCCCTCGGCGGGCAGCCCGATCCTGCCCCGAACGAACGAGCGCAGCACCATCGCCAGCACCCGGCTGGAGGTCTCCAGTTCCCGGTCGACGAGGACGCCGGAGAGGAACGGCCGCAGCAGCTCCTCGATGATGGCGTCGGAGAGACCGGCCCGGCGCAGCGCGGTCTCGCTGGTGCTCTCCGCGGCGTCCAGCAGCCGGCGCGGCGGCAGGGTGGCGCAGCCGGTGGCGAGCAGGGCGAACCGGAGCCGGTCGGTGAACGTGCCGATGCCGGCCAGGGCGGTGCCGGGGGTGCCGGCCGGCTCGCGGACCGGATGGACCAGGCGGACCAGCTCCCCGCCCCGGCGGACCAGCACGCCGGAGGTGAACCAGCCGAGGTTCAGGGTGTCCGGGTCGAGCAGGGTGCCGAGTTTCGGGTACGCGGTGTTGAGGACCTGGAAGCCCCGGTCGAGCCGGTATCCGTCGACCTCGTCGGTGGCTACCCGGCCGCCGATCCGGTCGCCGGCCTCGACCAGTCGCCAGGGTACGCCGGCGCGGTGCAGGCGGCGGGCGGCGGCCAGGCCGGCCAGGCCGCCGCCGACGATGACGACGTCGGGGTCAGCGGGCATCGGTCGGTCTCTCCTCGGGTTGGGGAGCGCGGGACAGTCGGCCCGGCCACCAGATCCGGGGGCCGAGGTCGTGGGCGAGCGCGGGGACCAGCAGCGACCGGACCACGATGGTGTCGATGAGGACGCCGACCGCGACCGCGACGCCGAGTTCCACCAGCACCACCAGCGGGAGTACGGCCAGCGCGGAGAAGGTGGCGGCGAGGACGACCCCGGCGGACGTGATGACGCCGCCGGTCACCACCAGCCCGTGCCGGACGCCGGGTCGGGTGCCCCGCCGGACCGACTCCTGCCGGACCCGGCTCATCAGGAAGATGTTGTAGTCGATGCCGAGCGCGACCAGGAAGACGAAGGCGAACAGCGGGAAGGACGCGTCGACACCGGGGAAGTCGAACAGGTACCGGAAGACCAGCGCGCACAGCCCGAGGGTGGCCGCGTACGACAGCAGCACGGTGAGGATCAGCAGCAGCGGGGCGAGCAGGGCGCGCAGCAGCAGGGCCAGGATCAGCGCGATCACCGCCAGCACCACCGGGATGATCACGTTCTGGTCGCGGGTGGCCGCGTCCGAGGTGTCCACGTTGATGGCGGTGAAGCCGCCGACCACCGCGTCGGCCCCGGGTACCCGGTGCACGGCCTCCCGCAGGTCACGGATGGTGCGTTCGGCGGCGTCGCTGTCCGGTGGGTCGGCGAGGGTGGCCTCGAGTTCGATCCGTCCGTCGACCACCCTGGGCGGGGCGGCCGGGTCGGGCGGGCCGGCGGTGTCCCCGGTGACCGGACGGACGGCGGCCACCCCGGGTACGCCCCGGGCCACCTCGGCGACCTGCTGGGCGGTCTGCTGCCGGGTGAAGATGGTGGCCGGGCTGCCGGTGCCGCCCGGGTAGTGCCGGGCGATCACCTCCTGCCCGGCGACCGAGTCGGTGCGGGTGGTGAACAGGTCGGACTGGCCGAGGGTGGTCGCGCCCAACTGGGTGAGACCGAGCGCGAGGACGGCCAGCGCGACGGCGGTGACCAGCCAGACCGGCCGGGCCCGGCGGGCCACGAAGTCGGCGATCCGGGTCCAGAGGCGGTGTTCGGTCTGCGGGTCGGCCCGGTCGGGGTGCGGTACCCGGGGCCAGAACGCCCAGCGTCCGCCGAGGACCAGCAGGGCGGGCAGGAAGGTGAGCATCACCAGCAGGGTGGCGGCGATGCCGATGGCGGCGACCGGCCCGAGGGCCCGGTTGGAGTTGAGGCTGGACAGCAGCAGGCAGAGCAGGCTGGCGATGGTGGTGCCGCCGGAGGCGACGATGGCCGGGGCGGCGCCCCGCCAGGCGGCGCGCATGGCGGCCGGGGGTCGGTCGTGCCGGTGCAGTTCCTCCCGGTACCGGGCGATCAGCAGCAGCGCGTAGTCGGTGCCGGCCCCGAAGACCAGTACGGTGAGGATGCCCTGCGCCTGCCCGTTCAGCTTGACCACGCCGGCGTCGGCGAGCAGGTACACGAAGACGGCGGCGAGGGCGAAGGACATGCCGGCGGCGAGCAGCGGGGCGATCCAGAGCACCGGGCTGCGGTAGACGATCAGCAGGATGACCAGCACCACGACCAGGGTGACCACGAGCAGGGTGCCGTCGATGGCGGTGAAGACCTCGATCAGGTCGGCGAGCAGTCCGGCCGGTCCGGCCACGTTGACGGTCAGCCCGCCGGATCCGTTGCCGGCGATGCGCCGTAGCTCGTCGACGACCTCGCTGATCCGTTCCCCCGCCGAGTCGTCGATCGGAACGACCACCTGGAGGGCCTGGCCGTCCTCGCTGGGGATGGGCGGGGGCAGCGGGCCGACCACCCCGGGCACCCGGGCGAACTCGGCCGCGTCGGCGGCGGCCTGTTGGCGGTCGGCGGCGGTGATGCCGCTGGTGCGTTCGTACACCACCAGGGCGGGGGTGGTCGGTTCCTTGACGAAGCCGGCGGCCAGGTCCTGGGCCCGGGTCGCTTCGGCGTCGGTGGGGAGGAAGGCGGCGTTGTCGTTGGTGGCGACGTCGCCGAGCTTGCCCGCGTACGGGCCGGCGACCGCGCCGACCACCAGCCAGCCGAGCACGACGGCCACCGCGACCAGCGTGGCCGTGCCGTGCCGCGGTTTCCCGGCCATCTCCCCCCGTCCGTACCGGAAGCGACGCATGAATCGACGCAGCCGGAGTCTAAGCCGACACTGGTCATCCTGCCGGGCGGTGCGGCGCCACGGGGCAAAACCGGCGGTACGGGAGCGGCGCGGGAGCGAAACCGGGGGTCGAGGCCGAGCGCCGGGCCGGGGATACGACGAAGCCCGCCGGGAGTGACCGACGGGCTGAGGAGTGGAGAAGCTCCCCCGTTTGGACTCGAACCAAAAACCTGCCGGTTAACAGCCGGCTGCTCTGCCAATTGAGCTACGGGGGATCGCGTCCCGGTGCGGATCTCTCCGCTCGGTGCGACGGGACAAGAGTACAGGACTCCGGGGGGTGTTGGTCCAGGGGGTTACCCGGCAACAGTCCAGGGGGTTACCCGGCAACTTAGAAACGCCACGAAGGCGGACAAATCGTCATCCGGGCGCAAGGAGGTATGAGCGCGGAGCAGGATGGGTAGTTAGCTGCCGACAGCGGAAGCAGGCGCGACACGACCGCCTCGGCCGGATTCCCGGCACGGGGTCGGTGGCGCGTCAGGTACGAAGGGAGCCGCCATGCGCGGAAAGATCATGTTCCTTGGCGGGCTGGCTGCGGGATTCGTCCTGGGCGCCCGTGCCGGCCGGGAGAAGTACGAGGAGCTGGTCGTACGGGGCCGCAAGGTGCTGGACCACCCGACCGTGCAGGAGGCGGCGGGCGTCGCCCAGGCTCAGGCGAACCGGCTCTACAGCGAGGGCAAGGACAAGCTCAGCCACTCGAAGCTGGGTGAGAAGCTGGCCACCGGCAACGGCGACCGGCAGCAGCTCACCTCGGCCGACGACGCGTTCGCTGGCACGCCGGCCACCGTCGGCGCGAAGACGGGGGCCACCACCGGGACCACCGCCGGCGGCACGTCGTCGGTCGGCAGCACCGGACCGGGCAGCACCAACCGCAGCAAGCCGACCGGGGCGGGGAACACCCCCGCCTGACATAACCGATCCGTAGCGGGCCGGTCACCTTCGGGTGGCCGGCCCGCTGTCGTGTGCGCGGCGACTCACCATCAGCGCTGTTCAGCCCACTTTTGTTTCAGGGAGCGAAAGTAGGAGCACTTCCAAAAAAACTCCTCCCTTCGGCTACTTCTCTTTCGGCGGTGTCACAAATATGGTCCTGCTACGAACCTGGCCAGGCTCTCAACCCGCTAACCACCCTCCTCAGCCCGTCCCCGGCTGAGGCGGACCCGCCTCCCCAGAGCGAGGTTCGATGCGCAGACCGATCGGCCGCAGGGCCGCCACCCACCTCAGCCTTCTCGCCCTCGTCGGGGCGAGCCTGGTGGCGACGACGCCACCACAACCGGCTCCGGCACTCGCTGCCGCCACCACCACCCCCGCCTCCCCCAACGGCATCCAGTACAAGGTCCTCGTCTTCACCAAGTCCTCCGGCGGCAACCACGCCGCCACCGCCGCCGGCGTGCAGGCCGTGCGGCAGCTCGGCAAGGACCGGCGGTTCACCGTCGAGGTCACCGACGACGCCCGCAAGTTCGACGAGGCGCACCTCAAGCAGTTCCGCGCGGTGGTCTTCCTGAACACCGCCGGTGACGTCCTCAACGACACCCAGCAGGCCGCCTTCGAGCAGTACTACCGTGAGGGCGGTGGCTTCGTCGGCGTGCACTCGGCCATCGAGGCCGAACCCGAGTGGTCCTTCCTGACCGACGTCCTCGGTACCCGCGCCACCGGGGCCGCCGAGGTCAGCCCGGCCACCATCACCGTCGCCGACCGGGTGCACCCGGCCTCGGAGGCCCTGCCGGAGCGCTGGCAGCACACCGACCGGTGGTACAACTTCGCGACCAACGTCCGTGGCGTCTCGCACGTGCTCGCCACGGTGGACGAGAAGACGTACACCGGTGGCACCATGGGCTTCGACCACCCGGTCACCTGGTGCAAGGACTACCAGGGCGGCCGGTCCTTCTACACCGGGCTGGGCGCCACCGCGCAGAGCTTCCGCAGCGTGGACACCCAGGCCCACCTGGGCGGGGCGATCCAGTGGGCCGCCGGGGTGACCGACGGCGACTGCGGCGCGACCGTGTGGGCGAACTACCAGATGACCGTGGTCGGGGCGCAGCCCAACGTCAACGAGCCGATCGGGTTCGACGTGCTCCCGGACGGCCGGGTGATCCAGACCGACCGGCGCGGCGGCGTCCGCCTGCACGACGCGACGACCAACGAGACCACCGTGTTGGCCCAGATCCCGGTCTACACCCACAGCGAAGACGGGATGTACGGCCCGGCGATCGACAACGACTTCGCCAACAACAAGTGGGTCTACCTGTACTACGCCCCACCGCTGGACACCCCCACCGGCGCGGCGCCGGTCACCAGCACCGACCCGAACGCGTGGG
Proteins encoded in this region:
- a CDS encoding NAD(P)/FAD-dependent oxidoreductase; amino-acid sequence: MPADPDVVIVGGGLAGLAAARRLHRAGVPWRLVEAGDRIGGRVATDEVDGYRLDRGFQVLNTAYPKLGTLLDPDTLNLGWFTSGVLVRRGGELVRLVHPVREPAGTPGTALAGIGTFTDRLRFALLATGCATLPPRRLLDAAESTSETALRRAGLSDAIIEELLRPFLSGVLVDRELETSSRVLAMVLRSFVRGRIGLPAEGMGALPRAVAAPLPADLIDLRTPVTAVASGRVRTADGELRCRAVLVAVDPPAAAELLPTLPPVRMHSYTTYYHSAAAPPLIEPILLLDGDRRELVANTVVLSNAVPGYAPAGRHLVATSVVGPSAPPEPVVRAEAARLYGRPTDEWEHLTTISIPHALPAAPPPQGRLRKPVALGDGLYVAGDHRDSPSIQGALASGWRAAGAVLHDLRAGQGGPRAPGAAPTGRR
- a CDS encoding MMPL family transporter → MAGKPRHGTATLVAVAVVLGWLVVGAVAGPYAGKLGDVATNDNAAFLPTDAEATRAQDLAAGFVKEPTTPALVVYERTSGITAADRQQAAADAAEFARVPGVVGPLPPPIPSEDGQALQVVVPIDDSAGERISEVVDELRRIAGNGSGGLTVNVAGPAGLLADLIEVFTAIDGTLLVVTLVVVLVILLIVYRSPVLWIAPLLAAGMSFALAAVFVYLLADAGVVKLNGQAQGILTVLVFGAGTDYALLLIARYREELHRHDRPPAAMRAAWRGAAPAIVASGGTTIASLLCLLLSSLNSNRALGPVAAIGIAATLLVMLTFLPALLVLGGRWAFWPRVPHPDRADPQTEHRLWTRIADFVARRARPVWLVTAVALAVLALGLTQLGATTLGQSDLFTTRTDSVAGQEVIARHYPGGTGSPATIFTRQQTAQQVAEVARGVPGVAAVRPVTGDTAGPPDPAAPPRVVDGRIELEATLADPPDSDAAERTIRDLREAVHRVPGADAVVGGFTAINVDTSDAATRDQNVIIPVVLAVIALILALLLRALLAPLLLILTVLLSYAATLGLCALVFRYLFDFPGVDASFPLFAFVFLVALGIDYNIFLMSRVRQESVRRGTRPGVRHGLVVTGGVITSAGVVLAATFSALAVLPLVVLVELGVAVAVGVLIDTIVVRSLLVPALAHDLGPRIWWPGRLSRAPQPEERPTDAR